The following proteins are co-located in the Tripterygium wilfordii isolate XIE 37 chromosome 2, ASM1340144v1, whole genome shotgun sequence genome:
- the LOC119982916 gene encoding epoxide hydrolase 1-like: MHHKGYPQSSFTNRDIMVNSINIYMSILRVVIKLVGLKPQRVEIEPGTVVNIWGPAQSKPNKPSIVFLHGFAANGILTWQFQVLSLAKNYNIYVPDFLFFGDSATEKPDRSPVFQAECMVEALRILGVEKCTVVGFSYGGMVGFKMAELYPDLVEFMVVTCSVMGLTESITRAALERLGFGSWADLLIPDSVNGVKVCFKDIASYKLPWMPGFIWEDYFKVMFDYRKEKAELLEALVVFDKDFYVPQYSHQRIHIISGENDQIFTKDVVLKLKEQVGDKGSLRFIAKAGHLVNLERPNVYNRHLKEVLASFYHQK, encoded by the exons ATGCATCATAAAGGCTATCCACAGTCTTCTTTCACAAACAGAGATATCATGGTGAACagcataaacatatatatgtccATCCTTCGTGTAGTAATAAAGCTAGTCGGTCTGAAACCTCAGAGAGTAGAGATCGAGCCCGGAACCGTCGTCAACATCTGGGGTCCGGCCcaatccaagcccaacaaacccTCCATTGTCTTCCTCCACGGCTTTGCAGCAAACGGTATCCTCACATGGCAATTCCAAGTACTAAGCTTAGCCAAAAACTACAACATTTACGTGCCCGATTTCCTATTCTTCGGCGACTCAGCCACCGAAAAGCCGGACCGGTCACCGGTCTTTCAAGCGGAATGTATGGTGGAGGCCCTGAGGATTCTTGGGGTGGAGAAGTGCACCGTGGTTGGGTTTAGCTACGGAGGGATGGTTGGGTTCAAGATGGCTGAGTTGTATCCTGACTTGGTTGAGTTCATGGTCGTGACTTGCTCGGTCATGGGCTTGACCGAGTCAATAACAAGGGCTGCACTTGAGAGGCTTGGGTTCGGTAGCTGGGCTGATCTTTTGATTCCTGACTCGGTCAATGGTGTCAAGGTTTGTTTTAAAGACATTGCTTCCTACAAGTTGCCCTGGATGCCCGGCTTCATTTGGGAGGACTATTTTAAG GTGATGTTTGATTATCGGAAGGAGAAAGCAGAACTGCTGGAGGCATTGGTCGTATTTGATAAGGACTTTTATGTCCCACAATATTCTCACCAG aggaTACATATCATTAGTGGAGAGAATGACCAAATTTTCACCAAGGATGTTGTCCTGAAATTGAaaga ACAAGTAGGAGACAAAGGGAGCTTGCGATTCATAGCAAAGGCAGGTCATCTTGTTAACTTGGAACGACCAAATGTGTACAACAGGCATCTCAAGGAAGTTCTTGCTTCCTTTTATCACCAAAAATAA
- the LOC120013617 gene encoding 3-ketoacyl-CoA synthase 4-like, whose product MSANESNSSNGGPGAVQIQQSRRLPDFLQSVNLKYVKLGYHYLITHLWKLCLVPLMAAIIVEASRMNPDDIHQLWLHLQYNLVTVITCSAILVFGSTIYIMTRPRPVYLVDYACYRAPDHLQVKYNQFMEHSKLTGDFDESSLDFQRKILERSGLGEETYVPEAMHHIPPRPSMAAARKEAEDVMFGALDMLFKNTDLKSKDIGILVVNCSLFNPTPSLSAMIINKYKLRGNIRSFNLGGMGCSAGVIAVDLAKDLLQVHRNTYAVVVSTENITQNWYFGNKKSMLIPNCLFRVGGAAVLLSNKPVDSHRSKYKLVHVVRTHKGADDKAFNCVYQEQDDQGKTGVKLSKDLMAIAGNALKTNITTLGPLVLPISEQLLFFATLVSKKLLNAKVKPYIPDFKLAFDHFCIHAGGRAVIDELEKNLQLLPIHVEASRMTLHRFGNTSSSSIWYELAYTEAKGRMRKGNRVWQIAFGSGFKCNSAVWEALRNVNSSVNSPWEDCIHRYPVQTVQ is encoded by the coding sequence ATGAGTGCGAATGAATCGAACTCTTCCAATGGCGGACCCGGTGCGGTTCAGATCCAGCAAAGCCGGCGATTACCCGATTTTCTACAGAGCGTGAATCTCAAGTACGTGAAGCTTGGGTATCACTACTTGATTACCCATCTATGGAAGCTCTGCTTGGTCCCTTTGATGGCGGCCATTATTGTCGAAGCGTCACGAATGAACCCAGATGACATTCACCAGCTCTGGCTGCACCTCCAGTACAACCTCGTCACCGTCATTACCTGCTCTGCTATTCTCGTTTTCGGATCCACCATCTACATCATGACCCGACCCAGGCCCGTTTACCTCGTTGACTATGCCTGTTACCGTGCCCCAGATCATCTTCAGGTCAAATATAATCAATTCATGGAGCACTCCAAGCTCACTGGAGATTTCGACGAGTCCTCCTTGGATTTCCAGCGCAAGATTCTCGAGCGTTCCGGTTTGGGGGAGGAGACGTATGTCCCTGAAGCGATGCATCACATCCCTCCGAGGCCGTCGATGGCGGCTGCGAGAAAGGAAGCCGAGGACGTGATGTTTGGTGCATTGGATATGCTCTTTAAGAACACAGACTTGAAATCTAAAGACATTGGTATCCTTGTTgttaattgtagcttgtttaaTCCTACTCCTTCGCTTTCTGCTATGATTATTAACAAGTATAAGTTGAGAGGCAATATTCGAAGTTTCAATCTTGGTGGCATGGGTTGCAGTGCTGGTGTCATAGCTGTTGATCTTGCTAAAGATTTGCTACAAGTTCATAGGAACACTTATGCAGTTGTTGTTAGTACTGAGAATATCACTCAGAACTGGTATTTTGGGAACAAGAAGTCTATGTTGATACCCAATTGCTTGTTTAGAGTTGGGGGTGCTGCAGTTTTGCTGTCGAACAAACCTGTAGACAGTCACCGGTCCAAGTATAAGCTTGTTCATGTGGTGAGAACCCATAAAGGAGCTGATGATAAGGCATTTAATTGTGTTTATCAGGAACAGGACGATCAGGGAAAGACGGGAGTTAAGTTGTCGAAAGATCTTATGGCCATAGCCGGTAATGCACTGAAGACTAATATCACCACTTTGGGTCCTCTGGTTTTGCCTATAAGTGAGCAACTCCTGTTTTTTGCCACCTTGGTTTCTAAGAAGTTGCTTAATGCGAAAGTGAAGCCTTATATTCCTGATTTTAAGCTTGCTTTCGATCACTTTTGCATTCATGCTGGTGGAAGGGCTGTAATTGATGAGCTTGAGAAGAATTTGCAGCTTCTCCCGATTCATGTGGAGGCCTCTAGGATGACTCTTCATCGGTTTGGTAACACCTCATCAAGCTCCATTTGGTACGAATTGGCGTACACAGAAGCGAAGGGGAGGATGCGGAAGGGAAACCGTGTCTGGCAGATTGCTTTTGGGAGTGGATTTAAATGTAACAGTGCTGTTTGGGAAGCTCTTAGGAATGTGAATTCCTCTGTTAATAGCCCATGGGAAGATTGCATCCATAGGTATCCAGTGCAGACCGTTCAGTAG
- the LOC120007451 gene encoding uncharacterized protein LOC120007451 — METQKTETEKHAAASGPNPAMTSCRKKKKDDATFLEDVKDHIDEFINASMDEHKSCFKKTIQKMFGMSKIVAERNAEAKEVESSLPLQTTVAD; from the exons ATGGAAACACAAAAAACTGAGACAGAGAAACATGCAGCAGCTTCTGGCCCAAACCCTGCCATGACTTCATgtcggaagaagaagaaagatgatgcCACTTTTTTGGAGGATGTGAAAGATCACATTGATGAGTTCATCAATGCATCTATGGATGAACACAAAAGTTGCTTTAAGAAGACCATCCAGAAG ATGTTTGGAATGTCTAAAATTGTGGCAGAAAGAAATGCCGAGGCTAAAGAAGTTGAGAGTTCTCTGCCACTTCAAACAACTGTTGCAGACTGA
- the LOC120011638 gene encoding transcription factor bHLH63-like produces the protein MAMNRALLPEMLQCTDMTVLDRQRARFKWQQDHNFQQQVQENFFGELGGVFSVPNPVQGFQNGFDPVLLKPDPEMENGWPNFVGFGPCGYGNGPGFDVNYGISRTASCPPTVAAAAAAAEAAVENRELALPEKITSLAAKESSKKRKLDKLQNTKIVVGEDDPKEKRIKGSEEDGESKKTEQNTNNNKTSSSNSNNTTTKNKNKNKKENSADTSKENSKVSDVQKPDYIHVRARRGQATDSHSLAERVRREKISERMKYLQDLVPGCNKITGKAGMLDEIINYVQSLQRQVEFLSMKLTAVNPRLDFNNIDNLFAKEEFPANTANNNISTIGMSSDMNNPASFLQFYPVQQQLISSTGIEMSMINPTDMGLRRTISAPVSLPETFINSSCFTATPTWDADLHNLYNNVTFDQGRSFTSQPFTGPIEASNLKMEI, from the exons ATGGCGATGAATAGAGCATTATTACCGGAGATGTTGCAGTGTACGGACATGACTGTACTGGACAGGCAACGGGCTCGCTTCAAATGGCAACAGGATCACAACTTTCAACAACAAGTGCAAGAGAATTTCTTCGGCGAGTTGGGCGGAGTGTTTTCGGTACCCAATCCGGTTCAGGGTTTTCAGAATGGGTTCGACCCGGTACTGCTTAAGCCCGACCCGGAGATGGAAAACGGATGGCCTAATTTTGTGGGATTCGGGCCTTGTGGGTACGGCAATGGACCGGGTTTTGACGTCAATTACGGCATTTCAAGAACCGCTAGTTGTCCACCAACGGTGGCAGCGGCAGCTGCAGCGGCGGAGGCGGCCGTGGAAAACAGAGAGTTAGCTTTGCCAGAAAAGATAACTTCTTTGGCTGCCAAAGAGAGTTCCAAGAAGAGAAAACTAGATAAGTTGCAAAATACTAAG ATTGTTGTTGGAGAAGATGACCCAAAAGAGAAGAGGATCAAAGGATCTGAAGAAGATGGAGAGTCCAAGAAAACAGAGCAGAACACCAACAACAATAAAACCAGTAGCAGCAACAGCAATAATACCACCacaaagaacaagaacaagaacaagaaagaaaattctGCTGATACTTCAAAGGAAAACTCAAAAGTCTCTGATGTTCAAAAGCCTGATTACATCCATGTCCGGGCTCGCCGCGGTCAAGCCACTGACAGCCACAGCTTGGCTGAAAGA GTGAGGAGGGAAAAGATCAGTGAGAGAATGAAGTATCTGCAAGATTTAGTCCCTGGTTGCAACAAAATCACAGGAAAAGCTGGAATGCTAGATGAGATTATCAACTATGTTCAGTCTCTTCAAAGACAAGTAGAG TTCTTGTCAATGAAACTTACTGCTGTTAATCCAAGACTTGACTTCAACAACATTGACAACTTATTTGCAAAAGAG GAGTTTCCTGCTAATACAGCTAATAACAATATCTCCACAATTGGTATGTCATCAGACATGAACAATCCTGCTAGTTTCCTTCAGTTTTATCCAGTTCAACAACAATTGATTTCATCTACCGGGATCGAAATGTCGATGATTAATCCTACGGATATGGGACTAAGAAGAACGATTAGCGCTCCTGTATCGCTCCCGGAAACATTTATCAATTCATCTTGCTTCACT GCAACACCAACTTGGGATGCTGATTTACATAATCTCTACAATAATGTGACTTTTGATCAAGGAAGATCCTTTACATCTCAACCATTTACAG GTCCCATTGAAGCTAGCAATCTAAAAATGGAGATCTGA